In a genomic window of Allomeiothermus silvanus DSM 9946:
- a CDS encoding HD domain-containing phosphohydrolase, whose protein sequence is MTKERALFATFARRSVWAYFWGSLAVLLNALIAHGLYFTWEPWVWLYAAGLGILASLPMAAADLWMARRQLAPVRQVFIEGVGGLEAARAAYHTLSMWPMLSAGRVMGPHLLAVLAAFFPLAYLAHHYGGFPTGPEELLFLLPWYPLNAALHATVEYLVGAAESQHLLAHLRARHGDAVVVRLRLRVPFLVKVLGVMVALGLLPLGQVALLIYFKLQGYGTVPDPTALPSLIGWGLTSGLALVVAGGVLLSREVARPLQAVLEAMQHIRAGRSGVRVSAIAWDELGDLTEGFNALSQALEEERQRNQELYRDTVQTLSAAIDARDPYTRGHSQRVGAYANLIARKLGWAPQQAYHLYITGLLHDIGKIGVPEWVLNKVGELTPNERELVKSHTLIGYNIARQARSLEPHLPGIRHHHERMDGKGYPDRLSGEAIEVEARILAVADVWDALTSHRPYRQALSPQEAYRQLQLESLDPRAVQALWELWQEGALEELLKDARTNNPALGFSAPPPQPGFAPAEPGAGGPGSPGS, encoded by the coding sequence ATGACAAAAGAACGGGCTCTTTTCGCTACCTTCGCGCGTCGCTCGGTCTGGGCCTACTTCTGGGGCTCGCTCGCCGTGCTGCTCAACGCACTCATCGCACACGGGCTCTACTTTACATGGGAGCCGTGGGTTTGGCTGTACGCTGCGGGGCTGGGCATCCTAGCGAGCCTACCCATGGCCGCAGCCGACCTATGGATGGCCCGCCGCCAGCTCGCCCCTGTGCGCCAGGTATTCATAGAGGGGGTTGGTGGGCTCGAAGCCGCCCGCGCTGCCTACCACACCTTGAGTATGTGGCCTATGCTCTCGGCTGGGCGGGTAATGGGGCCACATCTGCTGGCCGTCCTGGCTGCCTTCTTCCCTTTGGCTTACCTTGCTCACCACTACGGCGGTTTCCCCACCGGTCCTGAAGAACTGCTTTTCTTGCTGCCTTGGTACCCCCTCAACGCGGCGCTGCACGCTACCGTTGAGTACCTGGTAGGTGCGGCTGAGTCCCAACACCTGCTGGCCCACCTACGTGCGCGCCACGGCGACGCGGTGGTGGTTCGGTTGCGGCTGAGGGTGCCTTTCCTGGTCAAGGTGCTTGGTGTCATGGTAGCGCTGGGCCTATTACCGCTGGGACAAGTAGCCCTGCTGATCTATTTCAAACTCCAGGGTTATGGCACTGTTCCCGACCCTACTGCCCTGCCCTCACTCATTGGTTGGGGGCTGACGTCAGGGCTAGCCCTGGTTGTTGCAGGCGGAGTGCTGCTGTCACGAGAAGTGGCCCGGCCGCTTCAAGCGGTACTCGAGGCCATGCAGCACATACGTGCTGGGCGCAGCGGGGTCCGGGTGAGCGCCATCGCCTGGGACGAGCTCGGTGACCTTACCGAGGGCTTCAACGCGCTCTCACAGGCCCTCGAGGAAGAACGTCAACGCAACCAGGAACTCTACCGCGACACCGTGCAAACCCTCTCTGCCGCCATTGACGCCCGCGACCCCTACACCCGAGGCCACTCCCAACGGGTGGGAGCATACGCCAACCTCATCGCCCGGAAGCTAGGTTGGGCTCCCCAGCAGGCCTACCATCTCTACATCACCGGGCTACTGCACGACATCGGCAAGATCGGGGTGCCTGAGTGGGTGCTCAACAAAGTTGGCGAGCTTACCCCCAACGAGCGCGAGTTAGTCAAGAGTCACACCCTCATCGGGTACAACATCGCCCGCCAAGCTCGTAGCCTCGAGCCTCACCTACCAGGAATCCGCCACCACCACGAGCGCATGGACGGCAAGGGCTACCCCGACAGACTAAGCGGCGAGGCTATCGAAGTCGAAGCACGCATCCTGGCCGTTGCCGATGTATGGGACGCGCTCACCAGCCACCGTCCCTACCGTCAGGCCCTTAGCCCGCAAGAGGCCTATCGGCAGTTGCAGCTAGAGTCTCTTGATCCCCGCGCCGTACAGGCTTTATGGGAGCTGTGGCAGGAAGGGGCGCTCGAGGAGTTGCTCAAAGACGCCCGCACAAACAATCCTGCCCTCGGCTTCAGCGCCCCCCCTCCTCAGCCAGGCTTCGCGCCCGCAGAGCCAGGTGCAGGCGGGCCAGGGTCTCCGGGCTCTTGA
- a CDS encoding helix-turn-helix domain-containing protein, translated as MTAAFDLLLSKLSHPREFLETLNGLLGLPLALLAPWGEVLAWSGKVPAKHPTQNGRGRGFWALEAGEWRLIAYGNDAQLEVAAPLLALAQRMLRLRTMEKALERAQEENLGAAFLDELLLGEADLRRAFAFGFEAGFPLLLALIEAPAPLGRHRLAETRRREILQQLKRSVGVYLERLGTPYLISGRGTRAVVLWQVHDVAKEVPTLLWAAPEGVRMGYSAVHRSLEMVGAAYREALIALKAARPGEAIGFEGLDPVAWVLLQQSPEDLKALVERFLPLSGRALRTLEVYLEHSGDLAATALALHIHPNTLRYRLQKIEERLGASLKSPETLARLHLALRARSLAEEGGR; from the coding sequence ATGACCGCTGCCTTTGATCTGCTGTTATCCAAGCTTTCCCACCCGCGGGAATTCCTCGAGACCCTGAATGGCCTTCTCGGCTTGCCCCTGGCCCTGCTGGCCCCTTGGGGTGAGGTACTGGCTTGGTCGGGAAAAGTGCCCGCCAAGCACCCCACCCAGAATGGGCGGGGGAGGGGCTTTTGGGCTTTGGAGGCGGGGGAGTGGCGCTTGATCGCTTACGGGAACGACGCCCAGCTCGAGGTGGCGGCCCCCTTGCTGGCCCTGGCCCAGCGGATGCTGCGGCTGCGGACGATGGAGAAAGCGCTCGAGCGCGCTCAAGAGGAAAACCTGGGGGCGGCATTCCTCGATGAGCTGCTCTTGGGCGAGGCCGATTTGCGCCGGGCGTTCGCTTTTGGCTTCGAGGCAGGCTTTCCGCTGCTACTGGCGTTGATTGAAGCCCCGGCTCCGCTGGGCCGTCACCGCTTAGCCGAAACCCGACGGCGGGAGATTCTGCAGCAGCTCAAGCGTTCGGTAGGGGTTTACCTCGAGCGTTTGGGGACTCCCTACCTGATTTCAGGTCGGGGAACCCGGGCGGTGGTGCTGTGGCAGGTTCACGACGTCGCCAAGGAAGTACCCACCCTGCTGTGGGCAGCCCCGGAGGGGGTGCGGATGGGATACTCGGCGGTTCACCGGAGCCTCGAGATGGTAGGGGCCGCTTACCGCGAAGCCTTGATCGCGTTGAAGGCCGCCCGTCCTGGCGAGGCGATAGGCTTCGAAGGGCTTGACCCGGTGGCCTGGGTGCTATTGCAGCAGTCGCCGGAGGATCTGAAAGCCCTGGTCGAGCGCTTTTTGCCCCTTTCTGGCCGAGCGCTGCGAACCCTCGAAGTATATCTGGAGCACTCCGGCGATCTTGCGGCTACCGCGCTTGCCCTGCATATTCACCCCAACACCTTACGCTACCGCCTGCAGAAGATCGAAGAGCGCCTAGGGGCCTCGCTCAAGAGCCCGGAGACCCTGGCCCGCCTGCACCTGGCTCTGCGGGCGCGAAGCCTGGCTGAGGAGGGGGGGCGCTGA
- the hpaE gene encoding 5-carboxymethyl-2-hydroxymuconate semialdehyde dehydrogenase: MKIAEKTARISPEFIAQVRQKISSSPVTHFIGGEFVAGARGQIFESLDPSNNQVLAHVYRGHAEDVDQAARAARAAFDKWRLSAKARKKYLLKIAELLEKHADELAVIECLDAGQVLRIVRSQVARAAENFSFYAEWAERAMDGRTYPVDAEWINYTVRVPVGVCGIITPWNAPLMLSTWRIAPALAFGNTVVLKPAEWSPLTAWKLAEVIQEADLPPGVFNVVQGFGEEAGDALVRHPEVPLISFTGETTTGSIITQNSALYLKRLSLELGGKSPAIIFQDADLERATDATIFQIYSFNGERCTANSRALVHESILEEFVNRVAERAARVKVGHPLDPETEVGPLIHPEHLERVLGYVQIGQEEGAKRVVGGERVGDRGNYISPGLFVGENHMRIAQEEIFGPILTVIPFKDEAEALRKANDVKYGLAAYVWTKDVTRAHRVALHLEAGMTWINSHNVRHLPTPFGGMKFSGTHREGGEYSLEFYTELKNIALPLGEHPIPKFGK, translated from the coding sequence TTGAAAATCGCTGAAAAAACCGCCCGTATTAGCCCTGAGTTTATCGCTCAGGTGCGGCAGAAAATCTCCTCGAGCCCCGTTACCCACTTCATCGGGGGGGAGTTTGTGGCGGGGGCTCGAGGCCAGATCTTCGAGAGCTTAGATCCCTCGAACAACCAGGTACTTGCCCACGTTTACCGGGGCCACGCCGAGGACGTCGACCAGGCTGCTCGGGCTGCGCGGGCCGCCTTCGACAAGTGGAGGCTCTCCGCCAAAGCGCGCAAAAAGTACCTGCTCAAGATTGCGGAGTTGCTGGAAAAGCACGCCGACGAGTTAGCCGTGATCGAGTGCCTGGACGCAGGCCAGGTGCTGCGTATCGTGCGGTCTCAGGTAGCCAGGGCGGCAGAAAACTTCAGCTTTTACGCGGAGTGGGCCGAGCGGGCCATGGATGGGCGCACCTACCCGGTGGATGCCGAGTGGATCAACTACACCGTGCGGGTGCCGGTAGGGGTCTGCGGGATCATCACCCCCTGGAACGCCCCGCTGATGCTTTCCACCTGGCGCATCGCCCCCGCGTTGGCTTTCGGCAACACGGTGGTTCTAAAGCCCGCCGAGTGGTCGCCCCTCACCGCCTGGAAACTGGCCGAGGTGATCCAGGAAGCCGATCTGCCGCCCGGCGTGTTCAACGTGGTACAGGGCTTTGGCGAGGAGGCGGGCGACGCCTTAGTGCGCCACCCCGAGGTGCCGCTGATCTCATTCACCGGCGAGACCACCACCGGCTCGATCATCACCCAGAACTCCGCTTTATATCTCAAGCGGCTCTCCCTCGAGCTAGGGGGCAAATCCCCCGCGATTATTTTCCAGGATGCCGACCTCGAGCGGGCCACCGACGCCACTATCTTCCAAATCTATAGCTTCAACGGCGAGCGCTGCACAGCGAATTCCCGTGCCTTGGTGCACGAGAGCATCCTGGAGGAGTTCGTAAACCGGGTAGCCGAGCGGGCCGCGCGGGTGAAAGTCGGCCACCCCCTCGACCCAGAGACCGAGGTGGGGCCCTTGATCCACCCGGAGCACCTGGAGCGCGTCCTAGGCTACGTGCAGATCGGGCAGGAGGAAGGGGCCAAGCGGGTGGTGGGTGGCGAGCGCGTGGGCGACAGAGGCAACTACATCTCCCCTGGCCTCTTCGTGGGCGAAAACCACATGCGCATCGCCCAGGAGGAGATTTTCGGCCCGATTCTGACGGTGATTCCCTTCAAAGACGAAGCCGAAGCCCTACGCAAAGCCAACGACGTGAAGTACGGTCTGGCCGCCTACGTCTGGACTAAGGACGTGACCCGGGCGCACCGCGTGGCGCTGCACCTGGAAGCGGGCATGACCTGGATCAACTCGCACAACGTCCGACACCTGCCTACCCCCTTCGGAGGGATGAAGTTCTCGGGGACCCACCGCGAGGGAGGAGAATATAGCCTGGAGTTTTACACCGAGCTCAAGAACATCGCCCTGCCCTTGGGCGAGCACCCCATCCCCAAGTTCGGGAAATAG
- the hpaC gene encoding 4-hydroxyphenylacetate 3-monooxygenase reductase subunit → MSDAFKAALARWPSGVTVVAAEWDGKRRGMTASSFSSVSLEPPLILVCIGEDAHLLPVLERSERFAVNILAEGQERISDHFAGKPIPNLEPLGPDLAIAGALATLYCTVWQLYPGGDHRIVVGQVEDIRLGEAGKPIVYWNRGYRSIP, encoded by the coding sequence CTGAGCGATGCGTTCAAAGCCGCCTTGGCTCGCTGGCCCAGCGGGGTGACGGTGGTAGCCGCCGAATGGGACGGAAAGCGCCGGGGAATGACCGCTAGCAGCTTTAGCAGCGTCAGCCTCGAGCCTCCGCTGATCCTGGTATGCATCGGCGAGGACGCCCACTTGTTGCCCGTGCTCGAGCGCTCTGAGCGCTTTGCGGTGAACATCCTGGCCGAGGGGCAGGAGAGGATCTCAGACCACTTCGCCGGGAAGCCGATCCCAAACCTCGAGCCGCTGGGACCCGACCTGGCTATCGCGGGAGCGCTGGCTACGCTGTACTGCACGGTGTGGCAGCTCTATCCGGGGGGGGACCACCGGATCGTGGTGGGACAGGTAGAGGATATCCGGCTGGGCGAGGCGGGAAAGCCCATCGTCTACTGGAACCGCGGATACCGCAGCATCCCCTAA
- the hpaI gene encoding 2,4-dihydroxyhept-2-ene-1,7-dioic acid aldolase has translation MSEFKGSIVPLVTPFKNGQIDEAAMERLIERQIAAGSHGLSVGGTTGEPGTLSLEERKYLIELAVKLIKGRVPLLAGTGTLRLDETLEITRFAQKVGAAGALVITPYYIKPNQEGLYRFFGQVAQAVPDFPIVLYNIPGRAGVEIKVETAARLRRDFPNIIGLKHSSKDVEYVSELLRTAGRDFRVFCGLEALTFPMMCVGAVGTIAATANWLPQETAQMCQLTLEGKYQEALELHYYGLEANDAIFWDTNPIPLKTVLSWMGLLEKEWRAPLGPTTPEIEARLRRMAESYGLIPKKEPHPPVLTDPAKKEYV, from the coding sequence ATGAGCGAGTTCAAGGGCAGTATCGTACCGTTGGTTACCCCCTTCAAAAATGGACAGATCGACGAAGCTGCGATGGAGCGGCTCATAGAGCGGCAGATCGCAGCCGGTTCGCACGGCCTCTCGGTGGGTGGAACTACCGGTGAGCCCGGCACCCTGAGCTTAGAAGAGCGCAAATACCTGATCGAGCTGGCGGTGAAGCTCATCAAGGGCCGGGTGCCGCTCTTGGCCGGAACCGGAACCCTGCGGCTGGACGAGACCTTGGAGATTACCCGCTTCGCGCAAAAGGTAGGGGCAGCGGGGGCATTGGTCATCACTCCCTACTACATCAAACCCAACCAAGAGGGGCTGTACCGCTTCTTCGGCCAGGTGGCCCAAGCTGTGCCGGACTTTCCCATTGTGCTTTACAACATACCGGGCCGGGCCGGGGTAGAGATCAAGGTGGAAACAGCGGCCCGGTTGCGGCGAGATTTCCCCAACATCATCGGGCTCAAACACTCCAGTAAGGACGTCGAGTACGTATCCGAGCTATTGCGCACGGCAGGGCGAGACTTCCGAGTGTTCTGCGGGTTGGAGGCCCTCACCTTCCCCATGATGTGCGTGGGGGCAGTAGGCACCATCGCCGCTACCGCCAACTGGCTGCCCCAGGAAACTGCCCAGATGTGCCAGCTCACCCTCGAGGGCAAGTACCAGGAGGCGCTCGAGCTGCACTACTACGGCCTCGAGGCCAACGACGCCATCTTCTGGGACACCAACCCCATCCCGCTCAAGACGGTACTCTCCTGGATGGGCCTCCTCGAGAAGGAGTGGCGCGCGCCCTTGGGCCCTACCACCCCCGAGATCGAAGCCCGGCTGCGCCGTATGGCCGAGTCCTATGGGCTTATCCCCAAGAAAGAGCCCCACCCGCCCGTCCTGACCGACCCCGCCAAGAAGGAGTACGTGTGA
- a CDS encoding DUF3293 domain-containing protein, translated as MRAETLAQAYQTAIYRVAGVAFTLSERPTQEVLFAGQRFAIITAYNPQSKLLSKEENLRRHRQLEREIQTLGLAYTPSLSTSPEGTWAEEGFAVFAIGLEEALALGRKFEQQAVVWGEGRRVFLVWCEAGKLEGFYPQKVPE; from the coding sequence ATGCGCGCTGAGACCCTCGCCCAAGCCTACCAAACCGCCATCTACCGGGTGGCCGGGGTGGCCTTCACCCTGAGCGAGCGACCTACACAGGAGGTGCTCTTCGCAGGGCAGCGCTTCGCCATCATCACCGCCTACAACCCTCAGAGCAAGCTCCTCTCCAAGGAGGAAAACCTGCGTCGGCACCGGCAGCTCGAGCGCGAAATCCAAACGCTGGGCCTGGCGTATACCCCCAGCCTGAGCACGTCCCCCGAGGGAACCTGGGCCGAGGAGGGGTTCGCGGTGTTCGCCATCGGGCTGGAAGAGGCGTTGGCATTAGGCCGAAAGTTCGAACAGCAGGCGGTGGTATGGGGTGAGGGCAGGAGGGTTTTTCTGGTTTGGTGCGAGGCGGGAAAGCTCGAGGGGTTTTATCCCCAGAAGGTTCCAGAATGA
- a CDS encoding fumarylacetoacetate hydrolase family protein, producing MKRARFIVKGRQLEGYLHEGLLVDHAGEAHHPEAVSWLLPVQPGKVIALALNFAEHADEFGLKRPSEPALFWKPNTTLLPHKGTVIYPRGAKFMHFECELAVILGRNARRVKAKDAMDYIGGYTIANDLVVRDYVSNTFRPPLRGKGWDTFGPLGPYYVTADEVPDPHHLKMRAYVNGELRQEATTQGMIFSIPEVIEFISRFMTLEAGDVILTGTPKGISQVHPGDTMRMEIEGLGALENPIEWESEDAEPVIGEEGDRSLVL from the coding sequence GTGAAGCGAGCCCGCTTCATCGTCAAAGGTCGCCAGCTCGAGGGCTACCTCCACGAGGGCCTGCTGGTGGACCACGCCGGCGAAGCCCACCACCCTGAGGCGGTGAGCTGGCTGCTGCCTGTCCAGCCCGGCAAAGTGATCGCCCTCGCCCTCAACTTCGCCGAGCATGCGGACGAGTTCGGCCTCAAGCGTCCCAGCGAGCCCGCTCTCTTCTGGAAGCCCAACACCACGCTCTTACCCCATAAAGGCACGGTGATCTACCCACGGGGCGCGAAGTTTATGCACTTCGAGTGCGAGTTGGCGGTGATCCTCGGGCGAAACGCGCGGCGGGTGAAGGCCAAAGACGCCATGGATTACATCGGCGGTTACACCATCGCCAACGACCTGGTGGTGCGCGACTATGTTTCCAACACCTTCCGCCCACCCCTGCGGGGCAAAGGCTGGGACACTTTCGGGCCGCTAGGTCCTTACTACGTCACCGCCGATGAGGTCCCCGACCCCCACCACCTGAAGATGCGGGCCTACGTCAACGGCGAGCTACGCCAGGAAGCCACCACCCAGGGCATGATCTTCAGCATCCCCGAGGTGATCGAGTTCATCAGCCGCTTTATGACCCTGGAGGCGGGCGACGTGATCCTCACCGGAACCCCCAAAGGCATCTCCCAGGTGCACCCCGGCGATACTATGCGCATGGAAATCGAAGGGTTGGGGGCGCTGGAGAACCCCATTGAGTGGGAAAGCGAAGACGCTGAGCCCGTAATCGGCGAGGAGGGGGACCGGAGCTTGGTCCTATAG
- the hpaB gene encoding 4-hydroxyphenylacetate 3-monooxygenase, oxygenase component, whose product MARTGKQYLEALRQNPPNLWHKGEKVEDPTTHPVFKGITHTLARMYDMQHDPHHRDVLTYEEGGKRYAMSLLPARSKEDLARRSTAYKRWADTHLGMMGRSPDYLNAVLMAYEASAEFFGEFADNVRNYVQYVRENDLSTTHCLTNPQVNRAKGTTEQPDPYIPVGVVKQTDGGIVVRGARMLSTLPTADELLVFPSTLLKEGPGADKYAVAFAIPTNTPGLHFISREALAEGGSGYDYPLSSRLEEMDCLTVFDDVFVPWERVFILGDLAKCNNAYAETGALMHMAHQVVVLKNAKTEAFLGLVSLIAEAIGADAFPHVQEKIAEVIVYLEAMKGFWARAERDAKPNQYDLLCPDRGAIDGARNLFPRLYPRIREIVEQVSASGLITLPSEADFDSPVGQYLQKYLQSATLPAHERVQLFRLAWDMTLSGFGARQELYERFFFGDPVRMYQTLFAAYDKEPYKQRIREFLGWARTPQPEVIAGD is encoded by the coding sequence ATGGCACGCACCGGCAAACAGTACCTCGAAGCTCTGCGGCAAAACCCGCCCAACCTCTGGCACAAGGGCGAAAAGGTCGAAGACCCTACCACCCATCCCGTCTTCAAGGGAATTACCCACACTCTGGCCCGCATGTACGACATGCAACACGACCCCCACCACCGGGACGTCCTGACCTATGAGGAGGGCGGAAAGCGCTACGCGATGAGCCTGCTCCCGGCCCGGAGTAAGGAGGACTTGGCCCGCCGCAGCACGGCCTACAAGCGGTGGGCCGACACCCACTTGGGCATGATGGGGCGCAGCCCCGATTACCTCAACGCGGTGCTGATGGCCTATGAGGCCAGCGCCGAGTTCTTCGGCGAGTTCGCCGACAACGTGCGGAACTATGTTCAGTACGTGCGCGAGAACGACCTCTCGACCACCCACTGCCTCACCAATCCCCAGGTGAACCGGGCCAAGGGCACTACCGAGCAACCCGACCCCTATATCCCGGTGGGCGTGGTGAAGCAGACCGATGGGGGCATCGTGGTGCGGGGAGCGCGGATGCTGTCAACGCTGCCCACGGCGGATGAGCTTTTAGTCTTCCCCAGCACTTTGCTCAAAGAAGGGCCGGGAGCCGACAAGTACGCCGTGGCCTTCGCCATCCCCACCAACACCCCAGGGCTACACTTCATCAGCCGCGAGGCTCTGGCGGAAGGGGGTTCAGGGTATGATTACCCGCTTTCCAGCCGCCTCGAGGAGATGGACTGCCTTACCGTCTTTGACGATGTGTTCGTGCCCTGGGAGCGGGTATTCATCCTGGGCGATCTGGCCAAGTGCAACAACGCCTACGCCGAGACCGGGGCGCTCATGCACATGGCCCACCAAGTAGTAGTGCTCAAAAACGCCAAGACTGAAGCCTTCTTGGGCCTGGTGAGCCTGATCGCCGAAGCCATCGGGGCCGACGCCTTCCCCCACGTGCAGGAGAAGATCGCCGAGGTCATCGTCTACCTAGAGGCCATGAAGGGCTTCTGGGCGCGGGCCGAGCGCGATGCCAAGCCCAACCAGTATGACCTGCTGTGCCCGGATCGGGGGGCCATTGATGGGGCCAGGAACCTCTTCCCCCGGCTCTATCCGCGCATCCGGGAGATCGTGGAGCAAGTAAGCGCCTCGGGGCTCATCACCCTGCCCTCGGAGGCCGATTTTGACTCGCCGGTGGGGCAGTATCTGCAGAAGTATCTCCAGTCTGCCACCCTACCTGCCCACGAGCGGGTGCAGCTCTTCCGGCTGGCCTGGGACATGACCCTCTCGGGCTTCGGCGCGCGGCAGGAGCTATACGAACGCTTCTTCTTCGGCGATCCGGTGCGCATGTACCAGACCCTTTTTGCCGCCTATGACAAGGAGCCCTACAAACAGCGCATCCGCGAGTTTTTGGGCTGGGCCCGCACGCCACAACCCGAAGTGATAGCGGGGGACTGA
- the hpaD gene encoding 3,4-dihydroxyphenylacetate 2,3-dioxygenase, with protein sequence MTTPNIIRIGHGIFYVTDLERSRQFYVDLLGLNVLHESPGALYLRGVEDREWTLKLELAPQAGIKHLAYRVATPADLDALVALAEAEGLPYRWESEQDRPRLLRMQDPFGVPVAFYAESQKYPWLLQSYHLHRGPGLQRIDHINVMSPQVEATLRWYMDRLAFRLSEYTEDDEGRIWAAWIQRRGGVHDLALTNGAGPRLHHFAYWMPDAMSILRACDILAGAKETDAIERGPGRHGISNAFFLYLRDPDGHRIELYTSDYITVDPDFEPIRWHLNDPRRQTLWGAKTPKSWFQEGSRMEAFEGGWVVPQEPALQGLPQHVI encoded by the coding sequence ATGACAACCCCCAATATCATCCGCATCGGACACGGCATCTTTTATGTGACCGACCTCGAGCGCTCGAGGCAGTTTTACGTGGATTTGCTGGGGCTCAACGTCCTGCACGAAAGCCCTGGGGCCCTTTACCTGCGCGGCGTGGAAGACCGGGAGTGGACGCTCAAGCTGGAACTAGCCCCGCAGGCAGGGATCAAGCACCTAGCCTATCGCGTCGCCACCCCCGCTGACCTGGATGCCTTAGTGGCGCTAGCCGAAGCCGAGGGGCTCCCCTACCGCTGGGAAAGCGAGCAAGACCGCCCCCGGCTCCTCCGGATGCAAGACCCCTTCGGGGTGCCGGTGGCCTTTTACGCCGAGAGCCAGAAGTACCCTTGGCTGCTGCAAAGCTACCATCTGCACCGGGGACCGGGCCTCCAGCGGATCGACCACATCAACGTGATGAGCCCGCAGGTGGAAGCCACCCTGCGCTGGTATATGGATCGGCTGGCTTTTCGCCTCTCGGAATACACCGAAGACGACGAGGGACGCATCTGGGCGGCCTGGATCCAGCGCCGCGGCGGGGTGCACGACCTGGCCCTGACCAACGGCGCCGGTCCGAGGCTACACCACTTTGCCTACTGGATGCCCGACGCCATGAGCATCCTCAGGGCCTGCGATATCCTGGCCGGGGCCAAAGAGACCGATGCTATCGAGCGCGGGCCGGGCCGTCATGGCATCTCCAACGCTTTCTTCCTCTACCTGCGCGACCCCGACGGGCACCGCATCGAACTCTACACCTCCGATTACATCACCGTTGACCCCGACTTTGAGCCGATCCGGTGGCACCTCAACGACCCGCGCCGTCAAACGCTGTGGGGTGCGAAAACCCCCAAAAGCTGGTTTCAGGAGGGCAGCCGGATGGAAGCTTTTGAAGGCGGCTGGGTAGTCCCCCAGGAACCAGCGCTCCAAGGCCTCCCCCAGCACGTTATCTAA